In Methylomonas sp. ZR1, one DNA window encodes the following:
- a CDS encoding SPOR domain-containing protein, which translates to MAESTASKNKKTLDAFADDLDAMLNIGDPSEQQVGTIDDDEAIDRLLVGDETFEPDAQQEIDEFADIDELLSANEPKAASSLADDIDEFGDDLEVDLGINPGREQQVVDDDFVDIVDAVNQQDLLEVPVDDVFEEVAELERVGQIDDFAEDAPVAAVGLPETVVDDLENMAEIDEFSDDADLAGGNADFLIADFDISADDEYAPATTPIVDEFADLEEPDNNVQPSAPEPEPDLDQILAAAVSEQENEEELVVVQANEPETAPIAAAAEQVQASPVPQVQVIDHSSEIAALNRNIVDLKKHQQQMRHDLTEAAGKNELLGCLDSLESVQTEQKKTKRAVEALAAKKPVAAYVANGIAVAALLIGTGLGIQGMIAKSQVGELVTIIGKLQEQVNAAPTSDAADKEMLRKQLDELTVSNGVMATQIAELSKAGHADPGPAKANGDQAKPSAEISSQIMQIGATIEALQNKVSALEKGRAQAAAPAPKPEKKKPEPVEENWAVNLIAFKQDWYAKSKAQEFAGKGVPAKVVKTESKGENWYRLFVDGFKTQYEAAAYAAKIKKTLNLDSVWVTRNKE; encoded by the coding sequence ATGGCTGAATCGACTGCTAGTAAAAATAAAAAAACCTTGGATGCGTTTGCCGACGATCTGGATGCCATGCTTAATATTGGCGACCCCTCCGAACAACAGGTTGGCACGATAGATGATGACGAAGCCATTGATCGTTTGCTGGTGGGCGACGAGACATTCGAGCCGGATGCGCAACAGGAAATCGACGAGTTCGCGGATATCGATGAATTACTGAGTGCGAATGAACCTAAGGCTGCATCAAGTTTGGCAGACGATATTGACGAGTTTGGCGACGATTTGGAGGTTGATTTAGGCATTAATCCCGGACGCGAGCAGCAAGTAGTTGACGATGATTTTGTCGATATCGTCGATGCCGTCAATCAGCAGGACCTTTTGGAGGTGCCGGTTGATGACGTGTTTGAAGAAGTCGCGGAGTTAGAAAGGGTGGGGCAAATCGACGATTTCGCCGAGGACGCACCGGTGGCCGCAGTCGGTTTGCCGGAAACTGTGGTGGACGACCTGGAGAATATGGCTGAAATAGACGAGTTTTCCGATGACGCTGACTTGGCAGGCGGTAATGCCGATTTTCTAATTGCGGATTTCGACATTTCGGCTGATGACGAGTATGCACCAGCGACAACGCCAATCGTCGATGAATTTGCGGATTTGGAAGAACCCGATAACAACGTCCAACCAAGCGCGCCGGAACCGGAACCAGATTTGGATCAGATATTGGCGGCGGCTGTCAGTGAGCAAGAAAACGAGGAAGAATTAGTCGTTGTCCAGGCTAACGAGCCGGAAACAGCGCCGATTGCCGCAGCGGCCGAACAAGTTCAAGCAAGCCCGGTGCCGCAGGTACAAGTCATCGATCATAGCAGCGAAATTGCCGCTTTGAATCGGAATATCGTCGATCTCAAGAAACATCAGCAGCAGATGCGCCACGATTTAACCGAGGCGGCGGGTAAAAATGAGCTGCTTGGTTGTCTGGATAGTCTGGAAAGTGTGCAGACCGAACAGAAGAAAACCAAGCGGGCCGTGGAGGCCTTGGCGGCGAAAAAACCGGTAGCTGCCTATGTGGCGAACGGCATCGCGGTGGCGGCGCTGCTGATTGGCACTGGGTTAGGCATACAAGGCATGATTGCCAAGTCGCAAGTCGGCGAGTTGGTGACTATTATCGGGAAATTGCAGGAACAAGTGAATGCCGCGCCCACCAGCGATGCCGCGGACAAGGAAATGTTGCGCAAACAGCTGGATGAATTGACGGTCAGCAATGGTGTGATGGCCACTCAGATCGCTGAATTAAGTAAGGCTGGGCATGCTGACCCGGGTCCGGCAAAAGCCAACGGCGATCAAGCCAAGCCTTCTGCCGAAATCAGCAGCCAGATTATGCAAATAGGCGCCACCATAGAAGCCTTGCAAAACAAGGTGAGCGCCTTGGAAAAAGGTCGAGCGCAAGCAGCCGCGCCGGCCCCTAAACCGGAGAAGAAAAAGCCGGAACCGGTGGAAGAAAATTGGGCGGTCAATTTAATTGCGTTTAAACAGGATTGGTACGCCAAGAGTAAAGCCCAAGAATTCGCGGGCAAGGGCGTCCCTGCCAAGGTAGTCAAAACCGAATCCAAGGGCGAGAACTGGTATCGTTTGTTTGTGGACGGTTTTAAAACCCAATACGAAGCGGCGGCTTACGCAGCAAAAATCAAGAAAACCCTTAATCTCGATTCGGTGTGGGTTACCCGCAATAAAGAATAG
- a CDS encoding class I SAM-dependent methyltransferase: MTDENRFDAMFSSVMGQEYQMLNLICPFATEMSRLVGEIVGNYCEEQGTPQAVVELGGGTGITTLAILTAADNLNILSVDNEPTMQNQAKQSLRDWVAAGRLRFSGEDALTALQGLASNSVDILASAYTLHNFHSDYRRLVLAEIYRVLKPGGKFVNGDRYALDDISAHTRSIQREVGGYFKVLTEINRLDLLEHWIVHLFNDESENHVMRESVALAQMAEAGFRDIELQQRMEVNALVTALK; encoded by the coding sequence ATGACAGACGAAAACCGCTTCGATGCGATGTTCTCCAGCGTGATGGGTCAAGAATATCAAATGTTAAATTTGATCTGCCCATTTGCGACGGAAATGAGTCGCTTGGTCGGTGAAATTGTTGGCAATTACTGTGAGGAGCAAGGCACGCCGCAGGCAGTGGTTGAGCTCGGGGGCGGCACGGGTATTACTACGCTGGCGATCCTGACCGCCGCGGACAACCTTAATATATTAAGTGTCGATAACGAACCCACCATGCAAAACCAGGCGAAGCAGAGTTTGCGCGATTGGGTTGCCGCGGGCAGATTGCGTTTTTCCGGCGAGGATGCGTTGACGGCGTTGCAGGGTTTAGCGAGCAACAGCGTCGATATTTTGGCGTCGGCATATACTTTGCATAATTTCCATAGCGATTACCGGCGGCTAGTGTTGGCAGAAATATATCGGGTATTAAAGCCGGGTGGAAAATTCGTCAACGGCGACCGGTATGCTTTGGATGATATTAGCGCGCATACCCGCAGCATACAGCGAGAGGTTGGCGGCTACTTTAAGGTTTTGACCGAAATCAACCGCTTGGATTTACTCGAACATTGGATAGTCCATCTGTTTAACGACGAGTCGGAAAATCACGTGATGCGCGAATCCGTCGCGTTGGCGCAGATGGCTGAGGCGGGTTTTCGGGACATCGAACTGCAGCAACGCATGGAGGTCAATGCCTTGGTCACTGCGCTTAAATGA
- a CDS encoding DUF1244 domain-containing protein, with translation MIQSNNVELEAAAFRKLLVHLQQHPEVQNIELMVLADFCRNCLAKWYAAAAAEREIDINYEQAREIVYGMPYSEWKDKHQREATPEQLAAYDAKQKLKAQP, from the coding sequence ATGATTCAGTCCAATAACGTCGAGCTGGAAGCCGCGGCTTTCAGAAAATTGCTGGTCCATTTGCAACAGCATCCCGAAGTCCAAAATATCGAACTGATGGTGCTCGCCGATTTCTGCCGGAATTGCCTGGCTAAATGGTATGCAGCCGCGGCAGCCGAGCGTGAAATTGACATCAATTACGAGCAAGCGCGGGAGATTGTCTACGGTATGCCGTACAGTGAATGGAAAGACAAACATCAACGCGAGGCCACGCCTGAACAACTGGCAGCGTATGACGCAAAGCAAAAATTGAAAGCACAACCATGA
- a CDS encoding septation protein A: protein MKPLLEFFPIVLFFVAYKLYDIYIATAVVIAATVVQVISYWLLYRKVETMQWITLGLILVMGGATLYLQDEQFIKWKLTIIEWLFGGAFLVSQFVGKKTFIERMMGANLELPDRIWKRLNMSWSMFFIGVGCLNLYVMANYSTDDWVSFKTFGVPGLMLIFIAVQIVFLYKFIPAPEAKE, encoded by the coding sequence ATGAAGCCGCTTTTAGAGTTTTTCCCAATCGTTCTATTTTTTGTCGCTTATAAACTGTACGACATTTACATTGCCACCGCCGTCGTAATCGCCGCCACGGTTGTGCAGGTCATCAGCTATTGGCTGCTATATCGTAAAGTGGAAACCATGCAGTGGATTACGCTAGGGTTGATTTTGGTCATGGGTGGAGCAACGTTGTACTTACAAGACGAGCAATTCATTAAGTGGAAACTGACCATAATTGAGTGGCTATTCGGCGGTGCATTTTTAGTCAGCCAATTCGTTGGCAAAAAGACTTTCATAGAACGCATGATGGGCGCAAACCTGGAATTGCCTGATCGCATCTGGAAACGCCTTAACATGAGCTGGTCCATGTTTTTTATCGGAGTCGGCTGTTTAAATTTGTACGTAATGGCGAACTACAGCACCGACGACTGGGTCAGTTTTAAAACTTTCGGTGTTCCTGGCCTGATGCTTATTTTTATTGCCGTACAAATAGTGTTCTTGTATAAGTTTATTCCCGCACCAGAGGCTAAAGAGTAA
- a CDS encoding YciI family protein, with product MLYAVIAEDVADSLSKRLAARPQHLKRLTALQNQGRLVLAGPHPAIDSDNPGDAGFSGSLIVAEFASQQDAQDWADADPYISAGVYARVTVKPFKQVFPQ from the coding sequence ATGTTGTATGCCGTCATTGCCGAAGATGTCGCGGACAGCTTGAGTAAACGCCTGGCCGCCCGCCCACAGCATCTGAAACGATTAACCGCATTACAAAACCAAGGCCGCTTGGTTTTGGCCGGGCCGCATCCTGCGATAGATAGTGATAACCCCGGCGATGCCGGATTTAGCGGCAGCCTGATTGTTGCCGAGTTTGCCAGTCAGCAGGATGCGCAAGACTGGGCCGATGCCGATCCATATATCTCCGCGGGCGTATATGCTCGTGTTACCGTTAAACCTTTCAAACAAGTATTTCCCCAATGA
- a CDS encoding BolA family transcriptional regulator yields MTADHIRQKLEEAFKPELIEIIDHSAAHAGHAGNKGGGHFHVTLISTQFEGKSLVQRHQLVYQALGDMMKDEIHALGINALTPSENS; encoded by the coding sequence ATGACAGCCGACCATATCAGACAAAAGCTGGAAGAAGCTTTTAAGCCAGAATTAATCGAAATCATCGACCATAGCGCTGCGCACGCCGGTCACGCCGGCAACAAAGGCGGCGGTCATTTCCATGTCACCCTCATATCCACTCAATTTGAAGGTAAATCCCTGGTACAAAGACATCAGCTGGTTTATCAAGCTTTGGGCGACATGATGAAGGATGAAATCCATGCCCTGGGCATTAACGCTTTAACCCCCTCTGAAAACAGCTAA
- a CDS encoding peptidylprolyl isomerase, with protein MKLKLIPLILASSVLLPGCFEEKAKEAAAPAAPTVSKEDAVASVNGTYISKKTLETLEKEIAERSQGQTFPKEQLLEELIQRELLIQQAVQKQLDKSPEVIERMATVRNSLLSQAALQDYLKANPVTDEEIKAEYDSKMANMGSEYKARHILVKTEDEAKKLIAELEKGGDFTALAKKHSIDPMGSEGGDLGWFTADRMVPPFSEAVVALENGKFSKTPVQTQFGWHVILREESRALTPPPFDSVKEQIRPMLQRQKAQAMIENLRKNAKVEVLLPPTPPKQEEAQPAAPADQAAPAPAAEAEPASAAPNADVKPTEPAATAK; from the coding sequence ATGAAACTGAAACTTATTCCCCTGATACTAGCCAGTAGCGTATTGTTACCCGGTTGCTTCGAAGAAAAAGCTAAGGAAGCCGCCGCACCAGCAGCGCCGACTGTCAGCAAAGAGGACGCGGTTGCTTCGGTTAACGGCACTTATATCAGCAAGAAAACCTTGGAAACTTTGGAAAAGGAAATTGCGGAACGCAGCCAAGGCCAAACATTCCCCAAAGAACAGCTACTGGAAGAACTGATTCAACGCGAATTGCTGATTCAACAAGCGGTGCAAAAACAACTGGATAAATCGCCGGAAGTAATCGAACGCATGGCAACCGTAAGAAACTCCTTGCTGTCGCAAGCAGCGTTACAAGATTACCTAAAAGCCAATCCGGTTACCGACGAAGAAATCAAAGCGGAATATGACTCGAAAATGGCTAACATGGGCAGCGAATACAAAGCCCGTCACATTTTGGTTAAAACCGAAGACGAAGCAAAAAAACTGATCGCAGAACTGGAAAAAGGCGGGGATTTTACCGCGCTGGCTAAAAAGCATTCTATCGATCCAATGGGCTCCGAAGGTGGCGATTTAGGTTGGTTTACCGCAGACCGGATGGTCCCGCCATTTTCTGAAGCAGTGGTTGCACTGGAGAACGGCAAATTCAGCAAAACACCGGTACAAACTCAATTTGGCTGGCACGTGATTCTGCGCGAAGAGTCCAGAGCTTTGACACCACCGCCATTTGATTCCGTCAAAGAACAAATTCGCCCAATGTTACAGCGCCAAAAAGCGCAAGCCATGATCGAAAATTTGCGTAAAAACGCCAAAGTTGAAGTCTTGCTGCCGCCGACACCGCCAAAGCAAGAAGAGGCTCAACCAGCAGCGCCAGCTGATCAGGCTGCACCAGCTCCTGCTGCGGAGGCCGAACCGGCCAGCGCCGCACCTAACGCAGACGTAAAACCCACCGAACCTGCGGCTACAGCTAAATAA
- a CDS encoding bacterioferritin-associated ferredoxin: MYVCVCKAVTDRQVRQAISQGACNRRQLMQCTGAGGVCGKCTASIKALLDENMQNRKMHARVQVQAA; encoded by the coding sequence ATGTACGTATGTGTGTGTAAAGCGGTCACCGATAGGCAGGTTAGGCAGGCAATTAGCCAAGGTGCGTGCAATCGCAGGCAACTAATGCAGTGCACGGGGGCGGGCGGTGTATGTGGAAAATGCACAGCCAGTATTAAAGCTTTACTGGATGAAAATATGCAGAATCGGAAGATGCACGCTCGAGTTCAAGTCCAAGCGGCATAG
- a CDS encoding formate dehydrogenase subunit gamma, with translation MQDYQTQKPTVLEILDTHQAMPGNLLPILHGIQDTLGYIPPAAVVDIAKSLNLSQAEVHGVISFYHYFRETPPGEHTIRICRAESCQAMNGKALETHAKQQLGIDFHETTADGIFSLEPVYCLGNCACSPSITIDDEVIGRVTTEKFDRLLATYKGAK, from the coding sequence ATGCAAGACTATCAAACCCAAAAACCCACCGTGTTGGAAATACTGGATACTCATCAAGCGATGCCGGGTAATCTGTTGCCCATATTGCATGGTATTCAGGACACACTGGGCTACATCCCGCCGGCTGCCGTAGTAGACATTGCCAAATCACTCAACCTTTCCCAAGCGGAAGTCCACGGGGTTATTAGTTTTTATCATTACTTCCGGGAAACTCCGCCCGGAGAGCACACGATAAGGATTTGTCGGGCCGAATCATGCCAAGCCATGAACGGTAAAGCATTGGAAACCCATGCCAAACAACAGCTTGGCATCGACTTTCACGAAACAACAGCCGACGGAATTTTTTCATTAGAACCTGTTTATTGTTTGGGTAACTGCGCTTGCTCGCCATCAATCACGATAGACGACGAGGTGATTGGCCGCGTCACAACCGAAAAATTCGACCGATTGCTAGCCACTTATAAAGGTGCCAAATAA
- a CDS encoding NADH-quinone oxidoreductase subunit NuoF, with product MTRVFISRDSTALSLGAEQVAKALAQQASSKNLSVEIVRNGSRGLFWLETLVEVETSQGRVAYGPVQAEDVASLLDAGLLEGKQHPLYLGNIEEIAYFKNQNRLTFARVGLTDPVNIDDYLAHDGYRGLKNALALHATEIVKQVTDSGLRGRGGAAFPTGIKWNTVLNAPADQKYIVCNADEGDSGTFSDRMIMEGDPFVLIEGMTIAGLAVGATQGYIYLRVEYPHAKIALNQAIEAAYKNGYLGENIQGSGKTFHLEVRSGAGAYICGEETSLLESLEGKRGLVRFKPPLPAIVGLFGKPTIVNNVISLASIPVILDKGGEYYKNYGMGRSRGTLPLQLAGNIKHPGLFEVAFGMTLRELLYDYGGGSASGRPIRAVQVGGPLGAYLHEGQFDTPLDYEAFAAISAVLGHGGIVVHDDTVNMADMARYAMEFCVEESCGKCTPCRIGSTRGVEVIDRIVDGVQKDKNTVLLRDLCDTMTYGSLCAMGGMTPFPVLSALNHFPEDFGLEAAKA from the coding sequence ATGACCCGCGTATTCATATCCCGCGACTCCACCGCGCTTTCCTTAGGTGCGGAGCAAGTTGCCAAGGCCTTAGCACAGCAAGCCTCCAGCAAAAACCTTTCAGTAGAAATTGTCCGCAACGGCTCGCGCGGATTGTTCTGGCTGGAAACCCTCGTAGAAGTCGAAACCAGCCAGGGCAGAGTTGCCTATGGCCCAGTGCAAGCAGAAGATGTGGCATCTTTACTCGATGCCGGCTTGCTAGAAGGGAAGCAACACCCGCTTTATTTAGGCAACATTGAAGAAATAGCCTATTTCAAAAATCAAAATCGCCTTACCTTCGCCCGTGTCGGCTTAACAGACCCGGTCAACATCGACGACTATTTGGCTCACGATGGATACCGTGGCCTGAAAAACGCACTGGCTTTGCACGCCACCGAGATCGTCAAGCAGGTCACTGACTCAGGCCTGCGTGGTCGTGGCGGCGCCGCGTTTCCGACAGGCATAAAATGGAACACAGTACTAAACGCCCCAGCAGACCAGAAATACATCGTCTGCAACGCCGACGAAGGCGACTCAGGTACCTTCTCCGACCGGATGATCATGGAAGGCGACCCCTTCGTATTGATCGAGGGTATGACTATCGCTGGCTTGGCGGTGGGTGCTACCCAAGGTTATATTTATCTGCGCGTCGAATATCCGCACGCCAAAATCGCACTGAATCAAGCCATCGAAGCCGCCTACAAAAACGGCTATCTGGGCGAAAACATTCAAGGTAGCGGCAAAACCTTCCACTTAGAGGTTCGTAGCGGCGCCGGCGCTTATATCTGCGGCGAAGAAACATCTTTATTGGAAAGCTTGGAAGGCAAACGCGGATTGGTGCGTTTTAAGCCACCGCTTCCCGCTATCGTCGGCCTGTTCGGCAAACCCACCATCGTCAACAACGTCATTTCGCTGGCCTCGATTCCGGTGATCCTGGACAAAGGCGGCGAATATTATAAAAACTACGGTATGGGCCGTTCGCGCGGTACCCTACCCCTACAACTGGCGGGCAACATCAAACATCCAGGGTTGTTTGAAGTGGCTTTCGGCATGACCTTGCGCGAGCTGCTTTACGATTACGGCGGCGGCTCCGCCAGCGGCAGGCCGATACGCGCGGTTCAGGTGGGTGGTCCATTGGGTGCCTATCTGCACGAAGGCCAGTTCGATACCCCGCTCGATTACGAAGCCTTCGCGGCAATATCAGCGGTATTAGGCCATGGCGGCATTGTGGTTCACGACGACACCGTCAATATGGCCGACATGGCCCGTTATGCAATGGAATTTTGCGTGGAAGAATCCTGCGGCAAATGCACACCTTGCCGAATCGGATCGACACGCGGCGTCGAAGTAATAGACCGCATTGTCGACGGCGTGCAAAAGGATAAAAACACCGTGTTGTTGCGCGATTTATGCGACACCATGACTTACGGATCTTTGTGTGCGATGGGCGGCATGACACCATTCCCGGTGTTGAGCGCGCTGAATCATTTCCCTGAAGACTTTGGCCTCGAAGCCGCCAAAGCCTGA
- the fdhF gene encoding formate dehydrogenase subunit alpha codes for MSANNEIDYGTPASSSANQVTLEIDGHKVTVAAGSSVMRAAAEAGISIPKLCATDSLDPFGSCRMCLVQIEGARGYPASCTTPVADGMKVCTQNDKLASIRRGIAELYISDHPLDCLTCAANGDCELQDTVGQVGLREVRYGFDGENHLNSEKDTSNPYFSFDPSKCIVCSRCVRACEEVQGTFALTIDGRGFDSKVSPGQNQPFMESECVSCGACVQACPTATLMEKSVIDNGVPEHSTITTCAYCGVGCSFKAEMKGEQLVRMVPDKNGQANHGHSCVKGRFAFGYATHKDRITTPMVREKISDPWREVSWEEAIGFAANKLKGIQAKYGKDSIGGITSSRCTNEETYLVQKLIRAGFGNNNVDTCARVCHSPTGYGLKSTFGESSGTQTFDSVMQSDVIMVIGANPTDGHPVFGSMMKRRLRQGAKLIVVDPRSIDLVSNSPHVKADYHLKLRPGTNVAVVTALAHVIVTEGLADEKFALERCDVESFNKWKTFVALPQHSPEAVAELTGVPAESMRAAARLYATGGNGAIYYGLGVTEHSQGSTTVIGIANLAMATGNIGRDGVGVNPLRGQNNVQGSCDMGSFPHEFVGYRHVSDSQTRIQFETAWNVALSSEPGLRIPNMFAAAIDGSFKGLYVQGEDIAQSDPDITHVHHALRELECLVVQDIFLNETAKFAHVFLPGSSFLEKNGTFTNAERRISPVRKVMTPLGGKEDWEVTQDLSNALGYPMNYSHPSEIMEEIAALTPQFAGVSYEKIDEMGSIQWPCNDETPDGTPIMHADHFVRGKGRFMLTEYVATEERTSSKYPLILTTGRILSQYNVGAQTRRTENVAWHEEDRLELHPHDAEVLGISDGDWCGVKSRSGETVLRAKVTDRMQPGVVYTTFHFPHSGANVITTDNSDWATNCPEYKVTAVHVAKVAQPSAWQQEYQDFSDNQLSLLENRIAVNE; via the coding sequence ATGTCTGCCAATAACGAAATAGATTACGGAACTCCCGCGAGTTCGTCCGCAAATCAAGTCACTCTGGAAATCGACGGCCACAAGGTAACTGTCGCCGCCGGCAGTTCCGTGATGCGCGCCGCCGCAGAAGCCGGGATCAGCATCCCTAAACTGTGTGCCACCGACAGCCTCGATCCGTTCGGCTCGTGCCGGATGTGTCTGGTGCAAATCGAAGGCGCCCGCGGCTATCCAGCGTCTTGTACCACCCCGGTCGCGGACGGCATGAAGGTCTGTACCCAAAACGATAAATTGGCCAGCATCAGACGCGGCATCGCCGAACTTTATATCTCCGACCATCCTCTAGACTGTCTGACCTGTGCCGCCAACGGCGACTGCGAACTGCAAGACACCGTCGGTCAAGTTGGCTTGCGTGAAGTCCGCTACGGCTTCGACGGCGAAAACCATCTGAATTCCGAAAAAGACACCAGCAATCCTTATTTCAGCTTTGATCCATCGAAATGTATCGTTTGCTCGCGTTGCGTGCGCGCTTGCGAAGAAGTGCAAGGCACTTTCGCCCTAACTATTGACGGGCGAGGCTTCGACTCCAAAGTCTCTCCAGGCCAAAACCAGCCATTCATGGAATCCGAATGCGTATCCTGCGGCGCCTGCGTACAAGCTTGCCCTACAGCGACGCTGATGGAAAAATCGGTAATCGATAATGGCGTACCGGAACACAGCACCATCACCACCTGCGCCTATTGCGGTGTCGGTTGCTCATTCAAAGCCGAAATGAAAGGCGAACAACTGGTGCGCATGGTGCCTGACAAAAACGGCCAAGCCAATCATGGTCACTCTTGTGTAAAAGGTCGTTTCGCGTTCGGTTATGCCACGCACAAAGACCGCATCACCACTCCCATGGTCCGGGAAAAAATTTCCGATCCTTGGCGCGAAGTCAGCTGGGAAGAAGCCATCGGTTTTGCCGCCAACAAATTAAAAGGTATTCAAGCCAAATACGGCAAAGACTCGATCGGCGGTATCACCTCGTCACGCTGCACCAACGAAGAAACCTATCTGGTGCAAAAATTAATCCGAGCCGGCTTCGGTAACAACAATGTCGACACCTGCGCCCGCGTTTGCCACTCACCGACCGGCTACGGACTGAAAAGCACATTTGGTGAATCATCCGGCACCCAAACCTTTGACTCGGTGATGCAGTCCGATGTGATTATGGTTATCGGTGCCAACCCGACTGACGGCCACCCGGTTTTCGGCTCGATGATGAAACGCCGCTTGCGCCAAGGCGCAAAACTAATCGTGGTCGATCCACGCAGCATCGATTTGGTTAGCAATAGCCCACATGTAAAAGCCGACTATCATCTAAAACTGCGTCCCGGCACTAACGTTGCCGTCGTCACTGCATTGGCGCACGTCATCGTCACCGAAGGCCTGGCGGACGAAAAATTTGCGCTGGAACGTTGCGATGTCGAGTCGTTTAACAAATGGAAAACCTTCGTTGCGCTGCCTCAACATTCACCTGAAGCCGTTGCCGAATTGACCGGCGTGCCTGCCGAGAGCATGCGCGCGGCAGCCCGCTTGTACGCAACAGGCGGTAATGGTGCGATCTATTACGGTTTGGGCGTTACCGAACATAGCCAAGGCTCGACGACCGTCATAGGTATCGCCAATTTAGCGATGGCTACCGGCAATATCGGCCGCGACGGCGTCGGCGTCAATCCATTGCGCGGACAAAATAACGTGCAAGGCTCTTGCGATATGGGTTCGTTCCCGCACGAGTTCGTCGGCTACCGCCATGTTTCCGATTCGCAAACCCGCATTCAGTTCGAGACAGCTTGGAACGTAGCGCTGTCATCCGAACCCGGCTTACGCATCCCGAATATGTTTGCCGCCGCTATCGACGGCAGTTTCAAAGGCTTGTACGTACAAGGCGAAGACATCGCTCAATCGGATCCAGACATCACGCATGTTCACCACGCGCTACGCGAACTGGAATGCTTGGTGGTACAAGACATTTTCCTGAACGAAACGGCCAAATTCGCCCACGTATTTTTACCGGGCTCCTCGTTCCTGGAAAAGAACGGCACGTTTACCAATGCCGAACGCCGGATTTCACCAGTTCGCAAAGTCATGACCCCACTGGGCGGCAAGGAAGACTGGGAAGTAACCCAGGACTTATCCAACGCACTGGGTTATCCGATGAATTACAGTCATCCTTCAGAAATCATGGAGGAAATCGCGGCTCTAACACCGCAATTCGCCGGCGTCAGTTACGAAAAAATCGACGAAATGGGCAGTATCCAATGGCCTTGCAACGACGAAACCCCGGACGGCACGCCGATTATGCACGCCGATCACTTCGTCCGCGGCAAAGGTCGTTTCATGCTGACCGAATACGTTGCCACCGAAGAACGCACCAGCAGCAAGTATCCGTTGATCCTGACAACCGGCCGAATCTTGTCGCAATACAACGTTGGGGCGCAAACCCGCCGCACTGAAAACGTTGCTTGGCATGAAGAAGACCGTCTGGAATTGCACCCGCACGATGCCGAAGTCTTAGGCATCAGCGATGGCGATTGGTGCGGCGTGAAAAGTCGCTCCGGCGAAACGGTATTGCGCGCCAAGGTCACGGACCGCATGCAGCCGGGCGTGGTTTATACCACTTTCCATTTCCCGCATTCGGGCGCGAATGTTATAACCACTGATAACTCGGACTGGGCAACCAACTGTCCGGAATACAAGGTTACAGCGGTGCACGTCGCCAAAGTGGCGCAACCGTCGGCATGGCAACAGGAATACCAAGACTTTTCTGACAATCAGTTGTCTTTGCTGGAAAACCGCATCGCGGTCAACGAGTAA